In Malus sylvestris chromosome 16, drMalSylv7.2, whole genome shotgun sequence, the following are encoded in one genomic region:
- the LOC126607207 gene encoding folate synthesis bifunctional protein, mitochondrial-like codes for MNIVKLLVPTVKRLNDVTKYCRASCSSFIHSSPNFSAQVHSPDQEVVIALGSNVGDRLHNFNEALQLMRKSGIHITRHACLYETAPAYVTDQPNFLNSAVRAVTQLGPHELLGALKKIEKDMGRTDGIRYGPRPIDLDILFYGKQRISSEILMVPHERIWERPFVMAPLMDLLGSSIDNDTVSCWHSFSNHSDGLFDSWEKLGGEPLIGKEGLKRVLPIGNGFWDWSTKTSVMGILNLTPDSFSDGGKFQSVEAAISQVRSMISEGADMIDIGAQSTRPMASRISVQQELDRLIPVLEAVIGLPEAEGKIVSVDTFYSEVAEEAVSKGAHIVNDVSAGQLDSNMLKVVADLKVPYIAMHMRGDPLTMQNSENLQYDNVCKQVVSELYSKVREAEILGIPAWRMIIDPGLGFSKNREHNLEILMGLPNIQAEIGRKSLALSHAPILIGPSRKKFLGEVCNRTAATERDAATVASVTAAVLGGANIVRVHNVRDNVDAVKLCDAMLRQRRSIPPSYKK; via the exons ATGAACATAGTCAAGCTGCTCGTGCCCACAGTCAAGCGATTGAATGATGTCACAAAGTATTGTCGAG CATCGTGTTCTTCTTTCATACATTCATCCCCAAACTTCTCAGCACAAGTTCATTCTCCGGACCAGGAGGTAGTGATTGCTTTGGGAAGCAATGTGGGTGACAGACTGCATAATTTCAATGAAGCCTTGCAGTTAATGAGAAAATCGGGCATACACATCACAAGACATGCTTGCTTGTATGAGACAGCGCCAGCCTATGTGACTGATCAGCCTAATTTTCTCAACTCTGCTGTTAGAGCTGTTACACAACTTGGGCCTCATGAGTTATTAGGAGCactgaagaaaattgaaaaggacatgggTCGTACTGATGGTATTAGGTATGGTCCCAGGCCAATCGACCTGGATATATTGTTCTATGGAAAGCAAAGAATCAGTTCTGAGATTCTTATGGTCCCCCATGAAAGAATTTGGGAAAGACCATTTGTAATGGCCCCACTAATGGATTTGCTGGGTTCAAGTATTGACAACGATACAGTTTCTTGTTGGCATTCTTTCTCAAACCATTCTGATGGGCTTTTTGATTCTTGGGAGAAATTGGGCGGTGAACCACTCATTGGAAAGGAAGGACTGAAGAGGGTTTTGCCTATTGGAAACGGCTTTTGGGACTGGTCAACGAAAACCTCGGTAATGGGTATCCTTAATTTGACCCCAGATAGTTTTAGTGATGGAGGAAAGTTTCAGTCTGTGGAGGCAGCAATTTCTCAGGTCCGTTCAATGATTTCAGAGGGGGCAGATATGATTGATATTGGCGCACAGTCTACACGGCCAATGGCTTCTAGGATTTCAGTTCAACAAGAACTGGATAGACTAATTCCTGTCTTAGAAGCAGTTATTGGGCTGCCTGAAGCAGAGGGAAAGATTGTATCTGTGGACACATTTTATTCAGAAGTTGCGGAAGAAGCAGTCAGTAAGGGTGCTCATATTGTAAATGATGTATCTGCCGGGCAGTTGGACTCTAACATGTTAAAAGTCGTTGCTGACCTTAAAGTTCCTTACATTGCAATGCACATGAGGGGAGATCCATTGACAATGCAGAACAGTGAGAACCTGCAATATGATAATGTTTGTAAGCAGGTTGTGTCTGAGTTATACTCGAAGGTGAGAGAAGCTGAAATATTAGGCATCCCCGCTTGGAGGATGATAATTGACCCTGGACTTGGATTTTCAAAGAACCGTGAACACAATTTGGAAATCTTAATGGGGTTACCAAATATTCAAGCAGAGATTGGGAGGAAAAGTTTGGCTTTGTCTCATGCGCCCATACTAATTGGACCTTCGAGAAAGAAATTTTTAGGTGAAGTTTGTAATCGCACTGCTGCGACTGAGAGAGATGCTGCTACTGTTGCTTCTGTCACTGCCGCAGTCCTGGGCGGAGCAAATATTGTAAGAGTACATAATGTAAGAGATAATGTAGATGCTGTAAAGCTATGTGATGCAATGCTGAGACAGAGGAGATCTATTCCTCCGAGTTATAAAAAATGA
- the LOC126607208 gene encoding 26S proteasome non-ATPase regulatory subunit 13 homolog B-like, with product MAALQYLESLRNAHPELAEWYNSLADLYQRKLWHQLTLKLEQFVALAVFQAGDALIQLYHNFITDFETKINLLKLAHFAVIVSRQYPEKEAAISYLEGVIEKLQATREQRIEEPILYIKMQIAIFKLEQQDQKECKRLLEDGKTTLDSMTDIDPSVYASYYWVSSQYHKFRQEFAEFYKSALLYLAYTSVESLSESFKLDLAFDLSLSALLGDNIYNFGELLAHPIIKSLLGTKVEWLYYILQVFNSGDLVRYQELCRVHNAALRAQPALVENEKKLLEKINILCLMEIIFSRPSEDRTIPLSIIAERTKLSVEDVEHLLVKSLSVHLIEGIIDQVEETVHVSWVQPRVLGIPQIQSLRDRLDGWLDKVHTALLSIEAETPDLVAS from the exons ATGGCCGCGCTGCAGTACCTGGAGTCGCTGCGCAACGCGCATCCGGAGCTCGCCGAATGGTACAATTCACTCGCAGATCTGTACCAGAGGAAGCTATGGCACCAGCTCACTCTCAAGCTCGAGCAGTTCGTTGCTCTCGCCGTCTTTCAG GCTGGTGATGCTTTAATACAGTTATACCACAATTTCATCACCGATTTTGAGACTAAAATCAACCTTCTCAAGCTTGCACACTTTGCGGTCATCGTTTCTCGACAGTACCCAGAGAAGGAAGCTGCTATCAGTTACCTAGAAGGGGTGATTGAGAAGCTTCAAGCCACTAGAGAGCAACGCATAGAGGAACCAATCCTTTACATTAAGATGCAAATAGCAATATTCAAACTTGAGCAACAAGACCAAAAAGAATGCAAAAGGCTTCTAGAAGATGGAAAGACTACACTTGACAGTATGACTGACATTGATCCATCTGTATATGCTAGCTATTATTGGGTATCATCTCAATATCATAAGTTTCGTCAAGAATTTGCTGAGTTCTACAAAAGTGCTCTTCTTTATCTAGCATACACATCAGTGGAGTCGCTCTCAGAATCATTCAAGCTG GATCTGGCATTTGATTTGTCCCTTTCTGCGCTCCTGGGAGATAATATCTACAACTTTGGAGAGCTGCTTGCGCATCCTATT ATTAAGAGCCTTCTAGGGACAAAGGTAGAGTGGCTTTACTATATTCTTCAAGTGTTCAACTCTGGTGATTTAGTTCGGTATCAAGAATTATGTCGTGTGCACAATGCTGCTCTGAGAGCACAACCAGCATTAGTTGAAAATGAGAAGAAGCTTTTGGAGAAGATTAACATTCTGTGCTTGATGGAAATTATCTTCAG CCGGCCATCTGAAGATCGGACTATACCATTGAGTATCATTGCAGAGCGCACCAAACTTTCTGTTGAGGATGTGGAGCATCTTCTTGTGAAGAGCCTTTCC GTTCATCTGATTGAGGGAATAATCGATCAGGTTGAGGAGACGGTGCATGTGTCCTGGGTGCAGCCAAGAGTATTGGGGATTCCACAGATCCAATCTTTGCGTGATAGGCTGGACGGTTGGTTGGACAAAGTCCATACTGCTTTGTTATCGATCGAGGCGGAAACACCTGATTTGGTTGCGTCTTGA